DNA from Asanoa sp. WMMD1127:
TTCCCTTCAAGCCTCTCACATGCCCGACCATCGTCCACCCAACCGCGGGCCCGAGGCGCCGCGCGCCAGCGGCTAGGAAACCGCAGCTCACGCTCGGTACAGGTGCCGTTTCGCTATGTATTGGACGACTCCGTCGGGCACCAGGTACCAGACGGGTTTGCCGGCGGCGACGCGCGAACGGCAGTCGGTCGACGAGATCGCCATGGCCGGGACCTCGATCATCGAGACCGCGTCGTCCGGGAGATGGTCGTCACTGAGGGTGAAACCGGGCCGCGTGACGGCGACGAAGTGCGCCAGCTCGAACATCTGGTCCGTGTCTTTCCACGACAGGATCCGGTCCAGCGCGTCTGCGCCGGTGATGAAGAAGAGCTGCGTCTTCGGGCCGTACATGGAACGGATGTCGCGCAAGGTGTCGACGGTGTAGGTGGGGCCCTGGCGATCGATGTCGACGCGGCTGACGTGGAACCGCGGGTTGGACGCCGTCGCGATCACGGTCATCAGGTAGCGGTCCTCGGCCGGCGAGACCTCGCGGCTGTCCTTCTGCCACGGCTCGCCGGTCGGGACGAACACCACCTCGTCGAGGGCGAAGATGTCGGCGACCTCGCTCGCGGC
Protein-coding regions in this window:
- the nadD gene encoding nicotinate-nucleotide adenylyltransferase; amino-acid sequence: MDVDDDHGARRVGIMGGTFDPIHHGHLVAASEVADIFALDEVVFVPTGEPWQKDSREVSPAEDRYLMTVIATASNPRFHVSRVDIDRQGPTYTVDTLRDIRSMYGPKTQLFFITGADALDRILSWKDTDQMFELAHFVAVTRPGFTLSDDHLPDDAVSMIEVPAMAISSTDCRSRVAAGKPVWYLVPDGVVQYIAKRHLYRA